In Vreelandella piezotolerans, one genomic interval encodes:
- the lepB gene encoding signal peptidase I → MDFSLLLVLAVALSGAIYLLDVLVLRPKRRERVAKAESATMEGLDAPTREKLLKEPWPVDYSRSFFPVLLVVLVVRSFIIEPFQIPSGSMKPTLEVGDFILVNKFAYGLRLPVVHHRFLEVDDPERGDVMVFRFPEEPSVNFIKRVVGLPGDRIRYEGKQLYVNGEPVSKALIEEGPMLSPQQLLLEEELGDVSHFIYNNPRDPGPQMREVVVPQGHYFMMGDNRDHSNDSRYWGFVPEENIVGRAFAVWMHWDGGLPSFTSIRRIE, encoded by the coding sequence ATGGATTTTTCACTGTTATTGGTACTTGCGGTCGCGCTCTCAGGGGCCATTTATCTGTTGGATGTGCTGGTGCTTCGGCCTAAGCGCCGTGAGCGCGTGGCAAAAGCAGAGTCAGCCACCATGGAAGGGCTGGATGCGCCGACGCGGGAGAAGCTCTTAAAAGAGCCTTGGCCGGTCGACTACTCGCGTTCTTTCTTTCCGGTGCTGTTGGTGGTGCTGGTGGTGCGCAGCTTCATCATCGAGCCATTTCAAATTCCCTCTGGCTCCATGAAGCCCACGTTGGAAGTCGGCGATTTCATTCTCGTCAATAAATTCGCCTACGGCCTACGTTTACCGGTCGTTCATCATCGTTTTTTGGAAGTAGACGATCCCGAGCGGGGCGATGTCATGGTGTTCCGTTTTCCTGAAGAGCCATCGGTGAACTTCATCAAACGCGTGGTGGGGCTGCCCGGCGACCGTATTCGCTATGAAGGTAAGCAGCTCTATGTCAATGGCGAGCCGGTCAGTAAGGCATTGATCGAAGAGGGGCCGATGCTTTCCCCTCAGCAGCTGTTGCTGGAGGAGGAGTTGGGTGACGTGAGTCACTTCATCTATAACAATCCCCGTGATCCAGGCCCGCAAATGCGTGAAGTGGTCGTACCGCAAGGCCACTATTTCATGATGGGCGATAACCGCGACCACTCCAACGATAGCCGCTACTGGGGCTTCGTGCCGGAAGAGAACATCGTCGGTCGCGCCTTTGCCGTGTGGATGCATTGGGATGGCGGGCTACCTAGCTTTACCAGCATACGGCGTATCGAATGA
- a CDS encoding sigma-E factor negative regulatory protein, translated as MSQNTRESLSALMDNESDELELRRVLKSLPDDADAAETWRRYHLARSMMQRERSVDVSVDLSAGIMVRLEDEPAPSVESDVTTVPARTGGISFARGAGVAAAVSLMVITGVQFFNGNGSTGTAQPTGNTVASQSNPGTQVQPVSLSAAQPASMVASDMPMFEPTPFRISGQSGSSGLMNISETGFSTPVAPQGMMAQQATTIDVDQLRMLQSYLEQHAQGAAIGGGDSWTPLMRSSVTEPLGQR; from the coding sequence ATGAGTCAAAACACACGGGAATCACTTTCAGCATTGATGGACAACGAAAGTGATGAGCTTGAATTGCGCCGAGTGTTGAAATCACTGCCTGACGATGCCGATGCGGCAGAGACGTGGCGTCGCTACCACCTAGCGCGCAGCATGATGCAGCGGGAGCGCAGCGTGGATGTCAGCGTTGATCTCTCTGCTGGTATCATGGTGCGCCTCGAAGACGAGCCCGCGCCGTCCGTCGAGAGTGACGTTACGACTGTACCTGCCCGCACGGGAGGCATCTCCTTTGCCCGCGGCGCCGGGGTGGCGGCTGCCGTATCGCTCATGGTGATTACCGGCGTTCAGTTCTTCAACGGTAATGGCTCGACCGGTACCGCCCAGCCAACAGGCAACACGGTGGCGTCGCAGTCTAACCCTGGGACGCAAGTGCAGCCAGTGAGTTTGAGTGCGGCTCAGCCTGCATCGATGGTTGCGTCAGACATGCCCATGTTCGAGCCAACCCCATTCCGGATTAGCGGACAATCGGGTAGCAGTGGTTTGATGAATATCAGTGAGACGGGGTTTTCAACGCCCGTGGCACCCCAGGGCATGATGGCGCAACAAGCAACGACCATCGATGTGGATCAACTTCGTATGCTGCAATCCTATCTCGAGCAGCATGCACAAGGCGCTGCGATTGGTGGTGGCGATAGCTGGACGCCGCTGATGCGTTCATCAGTGACCGAGCCGTTAGGCCAGCGATAA
- a CDS encoding MucB/RseB C-terminal domain-containing protein, with translation MATAKKSVWGVALALGMAGAGLIPTLALADAQPPIVCSALDDESSPDTALAWLARSMVAGHCYDFQARAVTIDAIGVRTLALSHRIRDGVRQQVVQHLDGPSVSVERRSIAGYMARFTPNEGNDLSASQAWAQHIASYYDVSLQENTRVAGRDAVALRFVPQDQQRYQHAWWVDKSTGLLLKHVLSDHQDRVLETFQITQLQSPVLYEGHVASDVTTERSSFSWRVDWLPEGFIAQPQEPGQSAENQQVFSDGLAAVSLFVTPVEQPMLEEGVHRLGVSTAAISMLSEGEQRWQLIGIGELPPATLERVVQSVRIEPR, from the coding sequence ATGGCGACTGCTAAGAAAAGCGTTTGGGGAGTGGCGCTGGCGCTCGGTATGGCTGGCGCTGGCCTTATCCCGACTCTGGCCCTCGCCGATGCGCAGCCGCCCATCGTTTGTTCGGCGCTTGACGACGAATCATCCCCTGACACCGCTTTGGCATGGTTAGCTCGCAGTATGGTGGCAGGGCACTGTTACGATTTTCAGGCCCGAGCCGTGACCATCGATGCGATAGGTGTCAGAACGTTGGCGCTCTCTCATCGTATTCGAGATGGCGTGCGCCAGCAGGTCGTTCAGCACTTGGATGGACCGTCCGTGAGTGTCGAGAGACGTTCCATTGCAGGCTACATGGCACGCTTTACCCCAAACGAGGGCAACGATCTAAGCGCCTCTCAAGCTTGGGCTCAGCACATCGCTTCTTATTACGATGTCTCTTTGCAAGAAAACACCCGTGTGGCGGGGCGTGACGCAGTTGCGCTTCGTTTTGTGCCACAAGACCAGCAGCGCTACCAGCATGCATGGTGGGTCGATAAATCAACGGGACTGCTACTCAAGCATGTCTTGAGTGACCATCAAGATCGCGTGTTAGAAACCTTCCAGATTACCCAACTGCAATCTCCTGTGCTTTATGAGGGGCACGTTGCCAGCGACGTGACCACCGAACGGTCTTCTTTCTCATGGCGAGTAGACTGGTTGCCTGAAGGGTTTATTGCTCAGCCACAAGAGCCGGGTCAGTCAGCAGAGAATCAGCAGGTTTTTAGTGATGGTCTAGCGGCGGTGAGCCTCTTCGTCACTCCGGTCGAGCAACCCATGCTCGAAGAGGGCGTGCATCGATTAGGCGTATCGACTGCCGCCATTTCGATGCTGTCAGAGGGCGAGCAGCGCTGGCAACTGATTGGTATCGGTGAGCTTCCGCCGGCTACCTTGGAGCGTGTCGTGCAATCTGTGCGTATCGAGCCTCGATGA
- the rpoE gene encoding RNA polymerase sigma factor RpoE codes for MGTRETDQQLVERAQKGDTRAFDLLVKKYQHKIIGLIGRYVHDHAEVQDVAQEAFIKAYRALGKFRAESAFYTWMYRIAINTAKNHLVSRGRRPPGSDLDIVDAEIVDQSGRLADSESPEASIARDQLEAAVFEAIEKLPDDLRTAITLRELDGLAYEDIAQVMQCPVGTVRSRIFRAREAVDEHIRPLVSTARNSRDE; via the coding sequence ATGGGCACTCGTGAAACGGATCAACAGTTGGTTGAACGTGCTCAAAAAGGTGACACACGCGCTTTTGATCTACTGGTAAAGAAGTACCAGCATAAGATTATTGGGTTGATCGGGCGCTACGTGCATGACCACGCAGAAGTGCAGGACGTTGCGCAGGAAGCTTTCATTAAAGCCTATCGAGCACTGGGTAAGTTTCGAGCGGAAAGCGCGTTCTATACCTGGATGTATCGTATTGCCATCAACACGGCTAAAAACCATTTAGTGTCACGCGGTCGCAGACCGCCCGGTAGCGATTTAGATATCGTCGATGCTGAAATCGTCGATCAAAGCGGTCGTTTGGCGGATTCCGAATCACCTGAGGCATCCATTGCCCGCGACCAACTGGAAGCCGCCGTCTTCGAAGCGATCGAAAAGCTGCCAGATGATCTGCGCACGGCCATCACACTGCGCGAGCTGGACGGTTTGGCCTATGAAGACATCGCTCAAGTCATGCAGTGCCCGGTAGGCACCGTGCGTTCGCGTATCTTTCGTGCCAGGGAGGCAGTGGATGAGCACATTCGTCCGCTGGTCAGCACCGCACGTAACAGCCGAGATGAGTGA
- the lepA gene encoding translation elongation factor 4: MSHDVSSGKLKHIRNFSIIAHIDHGKSTLSDRLIQTCGGLTERELKEQVLDSMDIERERGITIKAQSVTLDYTAADGQVYQLNFIDTPGHVDFSYEVSRSLYACEGALLVVDAAQGVEAQSVANCYTAIEQGLEVLPVLNKIDLPQADPDRVAQEVEEIIGLDATDACQVSAKSGIGINELLERLVRDIPPPKGDPEAPLQALIIDSWFDNYLGVVSLVRLFDGTLRKGDKIRIKSTGRDWNATEVGIFTPLRKETNILRAGEVGFIVAGIKEIHGAPVGDTITHTKTPDVPRLPGFQKVKPQVYAGMFPVSADDYEDFRDALEKLALNDASLEYEPENSDALGFGFRVGFLGTLHMEIIQERLEREYDLDLLTTAPTVVYELAMKNGDIQYVSNPSKLPDMADVEQMREPIVRASILVPQEFVGNVIAECEQRRGTQLDMQFLGNQIQLTYELPMSEVVMDFFDRLKSISRGYASLEYNFERFEAAKLVRLDVLINGDKVDALAVIIHRDHAHSRGRLLVEKMKELIPRQMFDVAIQAAIGGQVVARSTVKALRKNVTAKCYGGDVSRKKKLLEKQKAGKKRMKQVGRVEIPQDAFLAVLKVND; encoded by the coding sequence ATGTCTCATGACGTTTCCAGCGGAAAGCTCAAGCATATTCGCAATTTCTCCATCATTGCCCACATCGATCACGGTAAATCGACGCTGTCGGATCGTCTGATTCAAACCTGTGGTGGTTTGACCGAACGTGAGCTGAAAGAGCAAGTGCTCGACTCCATGGATATCGAGCGTGAACGGGGCATCACCATCAAAGCTCAGTCCGTCACGCTGGACTACACCGCTGCCGATGGCCAGGTGTACCAGCTCAACTTCATCGATACCCCTGGGCACGTCGACTTCTCCTACGAAGTGTCGCGTTCGCTCTATGCCTGCGAAGGGGCCCTGTTGGTCGTCGACGCGGCGCAGGGGGTGGAAGCGCAGTCGGTAGCTAACTGCTACACCGCCATCGAGCAGGGGCTGGAAGTACTACCCGTACTCAACAAGATCGATCTGCCGCAGGCCGACCCGGATCGCGTCGCCCAAGAGGTAGAGGAAATCATTGGCCTGGACGCCACTGACGCGTGCCAAGTGTCTGCAAAAAGCGGTATTGGCATCAACGAGCTGCTCGAACGGCTGGTGCGAGACATTCCGCCGCCTAAAGGTGATCCCGAAGCGCCCCTGCAAGCGCTGATCATCGACTCTTGGTTCGATAACTATCTGGGCGTCGTCTCGCTGGTGCGCTTATTCGACGGCACGCTGCGCAAAGGCGATAAGATCCGTATCAAGTCGACCGGACGCGACTGGAACGCCACCGAAGTAGGCATCTTCACACCGCTGCGCAAAGAGACCAACATTCTGCGCGCCGGTGAGGTCGGCTTCATCGTGGCCGGTATCAAAGAGATTCACGGCGCTCCGGTGGGGGATACCATTACCCATACCAAGACACCAGACGTACCACGTTTGCCGGGCTTTCAAAAAGTGAAGCCGCAGGTCTACGCCGGTATGTTCCCGGTCAGCGCCGACGATTACGAAGATTTCCGCGATGCCTTGGAAAAGCTGGCCCTCAATGATGCCTCTCTCGAGTACGAGCCGGAGAACTCCGATGCGCTGGGCTTTGGTTTCCGGGTGGGCTTCCTTGGTACGCTGCACATGGAGATCATCCAAGAGCGTCTGGAGCGCGAGTACGATCTAGATCTGCTCACCACGGCGCCGACGGTGGTTTACGAGCTCGCCATGAAGAACGGCGACATTCAGTACGTCTCCAACCCCTCCAAGCTACCCGATATGGCCGATGTCGAGCAGATGCGTGAGCCTATCGTGCGGGCCAGCATTCTGGTGCCTCAGGAGTTCGTTGGCAACGTGATCGCCGAGTGTGAACAGCGCCGCGGCACCCAGCTCGACATGCAGTTTCTGGGTAACCAGATCCAGCTCACCTACGAGCTGCCCATGTCGGAAGTAGTCATGGATTTCTTTGACCGTTTAAAATCCATCTCGCGTGGCTATGCGTCGCTCGAGTACAACTTCGAGCGCTTCGAGGCGGCAAAACTCGTGCGCTTGGATGTGCTGATCAACGGTGACAAAGTCGATGCGCTGGCGGTCATCATTCACCGCGACCATGCTCACTCCCGCGGCCGTTTGCTGGTGGAGAAAATGAAAGAGCTGATCCCCCGTCAAATGTTCGACGTGGCGATTCAGGCAGCGATTGGTGGCCAGGTCGTGGCCCGCTCGACGGTAAAAGCGCTACGTAAAAACGTCACGGCGAAATGTTACGGCGGCGACGTCAGCCGTAAGAAAAAGCTGCTCGAAAAACAGAAAGCCGGTAAGAAGCGGATGAAACAGGTGGGGCGTGTCGAAATTCCCCAGGATGCCTTCCTTGCTGTGCTCAAGGTAAACGACTAG
- a CDS encoding SoxR reducing system RseC family protein — protein MMTMSDAGCGALLRVGKVAGYTDTGLIVDVSLSGACQRCAEGRGCGMGLLARRQQQRIIVFASAPRPSLPAAYPLNSDVTIALPKRQLNYLTLLIYVIPLLLALLVAGAASLLDAREWLSVALFFSALMCSVLALKYLLRERMERFRPRLVS, from the coding sequence ATGATGACTATGTCGGACGCTGGATGTGGAGCGCTACTCAGAGTAGGTAAAGTAGCTGGTTACACCGATACCGGACTGATCGTTGATGTCTCGCTGAGCGGTGCTTGCCAGCGCTGTGCGGAGGGACGTGGTTGCGGGATGGGGCTCTTGGCGCGTCGCCAGCAGCAGCGAATTATCGTTTTTGCTTCTGCCCCTCGCCCCTCACTTCCGGCGGCTTATCCTCTGAACAGTGACGTCACTATTGCGCTACCCAAGCGTCAGTTGAACTATCTAACGCTTCTGATTTATGTCATTCCTTTGCTGTTAGCGTTATTGGTGGCAGGCGCTGCTTCGCTACTTGATGCGCGCGAATGGTTGAGCGTAGCGCTCTTCTTTAGCGCCTTGATGTGCAGCGTACTGGCCCTTAAATATCTACTGCGCGAGCGGATGGAACGCTTCCGTCCACGCTTGGTCAGTTAG
- a CDS encoding 3-deoxy-7-phosphoheptulonate synthase, whose product MSDQQVSNLNVLAQDVLTTPEALKNTIPLTESAERSVIEGRRTIQNILDGKDPRLLVVVGPCSIHDVEAALDYARRLRTLAEQVSDSLYIVMRVYFEKPRTTVGWKGLINDPHLNDSFEIDEGLHIARKLLVDLAEMGLPLATEALDPISPQYLQDCISWSAIGARTTESQTHREMASGLSCPVGFKNGTDGSLDVAINALQSVANPHNFLGINQAGQVAIIRTRGNGYGHVVLRGGNGKPNYDSVSVALAEKELKKSGLSANIMIDCSHANSNKDAALQPLVLENVTNQILEGNTSIIGLMVESNIGWGNQKVPADLNQLQYGVSITDACIDWDTTVETFTRMNEKLAPVLAKRATA is encoded by the coding sequence ATGTCAGATCAACAGGTTAGTAACCTCAACGTCCTCGCTCAGGATGTTCTTACCACCCCCGAAGCATTGAAAAATACCATCCCGCTCACGGAAAGCGCCGAACGCTCGGTGATCGAGGGCCGTCGGACCATTCAAAACATCCTGGATGGTAAAGACCCACGTTTGCTCGTCGTCGTGGGCCCTTGCTCCATTCACGATGTCGAGGCCGCGCTGGATTATGCACGCCGTTTGCGCACGCTAGCGGAACAAGTCAGCGATAGCCTATATATCGTGATGCGCGTCTATTTCGAAAAGCCGAGGACGACCGTAGGCTGGAAAGGGTTGATCAACGACCCTCACCTGAACGACTCTTTCGAAATCGACGAAGGCCTGCACATTGCCCGCAAACTGCTAGTCGATTTAGCGGAAATGGGCCTGCCGTTGGCCACCGAGGCGCTCGATCCGATCTCCCCTCAGTACCTGCAAGACTGCATCAGCTGGTCAGCGATTGGCGCGCGCACGACCGAGTCCCAAACGCACCGCGAGATGGCTTCCGGCCTCTCTTGTCCCGTTGGGTTCAAAAACGGTACCGATGGAAGCCTGGACGTGGCGATCAATGCACTGCAGTCCGTGGCAAATCCGCATAACTTCTTGGGCATCAACCAAGCGGGACAAGTGGCCATCATCCGTACCCGCGGCAATGGCTATGGCCATGTGGTGCTGCGCGGCGGTAACGGAAAGCCTAACTATGATAGCGTCAGCGTCGCTCTGGCAGAGAAAGAGCTGAAAAAATCAGGCCTCTCAGCCAATATCATGATCGACTGTTCCCACGCCAACTCGAACAAGGACGCTGCCCTGCAGCCACTGGTGCTGGAAAACGTCACCAATCAGATTTTAGAAGGCAACACCTCAATCATTGGTTTGATGGTGGAATCGAACATTGGCTGGGGAAACCAAAAAGTACCGGCAGACTTGAACCAACTGCAGTACGGCGTCTCAATCACCGACGCTTGCATCGACTGGGACACGACCGTCGAGACGTTCACGCGCATGAACGAGAAACTCGCCCCGGTACTGGCCAAGCGCGCCACCGCTTAA
- the rnc gene encoding ribonuclease III, producing MSNSLTAFCRRIGHTFGDPTLLELAMTHRSYGGRNNERLEFLGDSIVNFVIAEALFQRFPQAREGQLSRLRARLVKGQTLAELAREMAFGECLRLGSGEMKSGGHRRESILADAVEAVIGAIYLDAGMDAVRERVLAWYADRLENISLQDTQKDPKTRLQEFLQSRQAALPRYEVVSVKGEAHAQTFTVECYIELLSEHTTGKGPSRRHAEQQAAEEALSYLEQPPGDKS from the coding sequence GTGAGTAATTCCTTAACCGCTTTTTGCCGACGAATCGGCCATACCTTTGGCGACCCAACGCTTTTGGAACTGGCCATGACTCATCGAAGCTACGGTGGTCGCAACAATGAGCGCCTGGAATTTCTGGGTGACTCCATCGTCAATTTCGTGATTGCCGAAGCGCTGTTTCAGCGCTTTCCCCAGGCGCGGGAAGGGCAGCTCTCGCGTTTGCGCGCCCGCTTGGTCAAGGGCCAAACCCTAGCGGAGCTGGCCCGAGAAATGGCCTTTGGCGAGTGCTTGAGGCTGGGGTCGGGAGAAATGAAGAGCGGCGGCCATCGCCGTGAATCGATTCTAGCGGATGCTGTAGAAGCCGTGATTGGCGCGATTTATCTAGACGCTGGAATGGATGCCGTGCGCGAGCGCGTACTCGCATGGTACGCCGACCGCCTGGAAAACATCTCGCTGCAAGATACTCAGAAAGATCCCAAAACACGCTTACAAGAGTTTTTGCAGTCGCGCCAAGCGGCGCTGCCACGTTATGAAGTGGTCTCTGTAAAGGGTGAGGCGCATGCCCAGACCTTTACCGTGGAGTGCTACATCGAGCTTTTAAGCGAGCATACCACGGGTAAAGGCCCCAGCCGCCGCCATGCCGAACAGCAGGCTGCGGAAGAAGCATTGTCCTATCTCGAGCAACCCCCTGGAGACAAATCATGA
- a CDS encoding DegQ family serine endoprotease, whose translation MKRLVLPSTLWLCLVAMFLIGQNAYAQTLPDFTELVEDAAPGVVNISTSRTVQRSPALQGFGNQEIPEIFRHFFGDSFPTPPGGGGGSRSQERQSLGSGFIISADGYVMTNAHVVQDADEILVRLNDRRELPAELIGSDAQTDVALLKIDANNLPVLNLGDSDELKVGAWVAAIGSPFGFDHSVTAGIVSAINRTLPRDAYVPFIQTDVAINPGNSGGPLFNLEGEVIGINSQIFTRSGGFMGLSFAIPINVAMDVADQLREDGRVNRGWLGVMIQPVSQDLAESFGMSEAVGALVADLDPEGPAAQGGLQAGDVIIEVNGEEVDRSSTLPRLIGRVAPGNDVELTLMRDGEQVSETVELGSWPDMASSASASGSDNQVRLGVAVAEVDQATRERLGISGGVEVRQVEPDSVAAQAGLRAGDILVSIDHRSVSSADELMQIVEALPNDRAIPVRLYRDGRSLFVALRLD comes from the coding sequence ATGAAGCGCTTGGTTCTCCCCTCGACACTATGGCTCTGCTTGGTCGCGATGTTTCTGATCGGCCAAAATGCCTATGCGCAAACGCTGCCCGATTTCACTGAGTTGGTAGAAGACGCTGCACCAGGCGTCGTCAATATTTCCACCAGTCGAACGGTGCAGCGCAGCCCAGCCCTCCAAGGGTTTGGCAATCAGGAAATTCCCGAAATTTTCCGCCACTTCTTTGGCGATAGCTTTCCAACACCTCCCGGTGGTGGAGGCGGTAGCCGTAGCCAAGAGCGACAGTCGCTTGGTTCTGGGTTCATCATCAGTGCCGATGGTTATGTGATGACCAACGCACACGTAGTGCAGGACGCCGATGAAATTCTGGTGCGTCTCAATGACCGCCGTGAACTACCCGCTGAATTGATTGGTAGTGATGCACAAACCGACGTGGCACTGCTGAAAATCGATGCCAACAACCTGCCAGTGCTCAATTTGGGCGATTCCGACGAGCTGAAAGTGGGGGCTTGGGTCGCTGCCATTGGTTCTCCCTTTGGTTTCGATCACTCGGTGACGGCGGGTATCGTCAGTGCGATCAACCGCACGCTACCTCGTGATGCTTATGTACCGTTCATCCAAACCGACGTGGCCATCAACCCGGGTAACTCCGGCGGCCCGCTGTTTAATCTGGAAGGCGAAGTCATCGGTATCAATTCGCAAATCTTTACCCGCAGCGGTGGCTTTATGGGCCTCTCGTTTGCCATCCCAATCAACGTGGCGATGGACGTGGCAGATCAGCTCCGTGAAGATGGCCGTGTAAATCGTGGGTGGTTGGGCGTGATGATCCAGCCGGTGTCGCAGGATCTAGCCGAGTCTTTCGGTATGAGCGAAGCGGTTGGTGCTCTGGTTGCCGATTTAGATCCCGAAGGCCCTGCGGCTCAGGGCGGCTTGCAAGCCGGTGACGTCATCATCGAAGTCAACGGTGAAGAAGTGGATCGCTCCAGCACCTTGCCGCGGCTGATCGGTCGCGTTGCACCCGGTAACGATGTCGAATTGACGCTGATGCGAGATGGCGAGCAGGTGTCGGAAACCGTTGAGCTGGGTAGCTGGCCAGATATGGCGTCATCCGCCTCGGCATCGGGCAGCGATAACCAAGTGCGGTTAGGCGTCGCCGTTGCCGAAGTCGATCAAGCAACGCGTGAGCGTTTGGGGATCAGTGGCGGCGTCGAAGTACGCCAGGTCGAACCGGATAGCGTTGCGGCGCAGGCAGGGCTGCGTGCTGGCGACATTTTGGTGAGTATTGACCACCGCAGTGTCTCTTCGGCGGACGAGCTGATGCAAATCGTCGAAGCGCTACCGAACGACCGAGCGATTCCCGTGCGTCTCTATCGCGACGGCCGCTCGCTGTTCGTTGCCCTTCGCCTCGATTAA
- the dinG gene encoding ATP-dependent DNA helicase DinG, whose translation MLNDALKNDIQQAYRNVVEKLELTPRYGQRLMIAEIARTLGDIECDSEGKRVSDSHVCVLEAGTGTGKTLAYLIAGLPIAKAQGKRLIVSTATVALQEQVLNQDLPSLASHSGVAFRYALAKGRGRYVCVARLDQALEGSEPNPTLSLFEQSLQADSSDFNVLATDMADAYGKGDWEGDRDTWPVSIDDSHWRQLTVDHRQCTGRRCGHFGACAFFRSRRELENADVIVANHDLVLADLALGGGAILPDPADCIFVFDEGHHLPDKALSHFAHRFAVHGCLRWLKTLKTSLTDLHQGLAVQPTIARLLAGLPELLHGLEPALGDVFSMGHQLAGRENGLADEEASHQQRFEKGQVPEALREQAQQLLVMFATLSRSLESISDILRESLDPDKQTGLDREQAEAWLPLMALLHGRALEAHALWQAFSEQDAPNAPPSARWLTLSRVAGEPEIEFSASPVSAAHTLAKHLWGRCHGAVVTSATLTALGRFERLQERAGLANRYRYQALPSPFDYANAVLRVPAEAADPGDREAHERAIVSFVSQLGEEEAVLVLFSSRAQLRAVEKALPVAAKERILAQDALPKRELIERHRAAVDGGKGSVIFGLASFAEGIDLPGDYLTHVVITRLPFAVPDDPVGATLAEWIESQGGNPFMRISVPDASIKLVQACGRLIRKESDRGVITLLDRRVITRRYGQALLDALPPFKRDIQA comes from the coding sequence ATGTTGAATGACGCGCTAAAAAACGATATCCAGCAGGCTTACCGTAACGTGGTGGAGAAGCTCGAGCTCACACCGCGTTACGGGCAGCGCTTGATGATCGCCGAAATCGCCCGAACCTTGGGCGACATCGAGTGCGATAGCGAGGGAAAGCGCGTTAGCGATAGCCACGTCTGCGTGCTGGAGGCCGGTACTGGCACGGGCAAAACACTGGCGTATCTCATTGCGGGGCTGCCCATCGCCAAGGCGCAGGGTAAGCGCTTGATCGTGTCCACGGCCACCGTGGCGCTTCAAGAGCAGGTACTCAACCAGGACTTGCCCTCACTGGCGAGCCATAGCGGGGTTGCCTTTCGCTACGCGTTAGCCAAAGGGCGTGGCCGTTACGTTTGCGTAGCGCGGTTGGATCAAGCGCTAGAAGGAAGTGAGCCCAACCCAACGCTTTCGCTATTCGAGCAGTCGTTGCAAGCCGATAGCAGCGACTTCAACGTGCTGGCCACCGATATGGCCGACGCTTACGGCAAGGGCGACTGGGAGGGCGACCGCGATACCTGGCCGGTGTCGATCGATGACTCGCACTGGCGACAGCTTACGGTCGACCATCGCCAGTGCACCGGTCGCCGGTGCGGCCATTTCGGTGCTTGTGCCTTTTTCCGCTCGCGACGAGAGCTGGAAAATGCCGACGTGATCGTTGCCAATCACGACCTCGTGCTGGCGGATCTAGCCCTGGGGGGCGGTGCGATTTTGCCGGACCCCGCCGACTGCATTTTTGTCTTCGACGAAGGTCACCACCTGCCGGACAAAGCGCTATCGCACTTTGCTCACCGTTTTGCCGTGCATGGTTGTCTACGCTGGTTGAAAACATTGAAAACCAGTCTGACGGACTTGCACCAGGGGCTGGCGGTTCAGCCTACCATCGCTCGGCTATTGGCAGGGTTGCCCGAATTGCTGCATGGCTTGGAGCCCGCGCTGGGCGATGTGTTTAGCATGGGGCATCAGCTTGCCGGGCGAGAAAACGGCCTTGCCGATGAAGAAGCCAGCCACCAGCAGCGTTTCGAGAAAGGCCAAGTGCCTGAGGCGCTGCGCGAACAGGCACAACAACTACTGGTCATGTTTGCCACGCTGTCGAGGAGCTTGGAGAGCATTAGTGATATCTTACGGGAAAGCCTCGATCCCGATAAGCAAACCGGCCTGGATCGGGAGCAGGCGGAAGCTTGGCTGCCGCTGATGGCGCTGCTGCATGGTCGCGCGCTGGAGGCCCACGCGCTTTGGCAGGCGTTCAGCGAGCAGGATGCTCCCAATGCGCCACCCAGTGCGCGCTGGTTAACGCTGAGCCGTGTGGCAGGGGAGCCGGAAATCGAGTTTTCGGCGAGTCCCGTCTCCGCCGCACATACCCTCGCCAAGCATTTGTGGGGCCGCTGCCACGGGGCCGTGGTGACCTCCGCCACGTTAACGGCGCTGGGCCGCTTCGAGCGGTTGCAAGAGCGCGCCGGATTGGCAAACCGATACCGTTATCAGGCCCTGCCCAGCCCGTTTGACTATGCCAACGCAGTGCTGCGGGTGCCTGCCGAAGCCGCAGACCCCGGCGACCGAGAGGCGCACGAGCGGGCGATCGTGAGCTTTGTCTCGCAACTGGGAGAGGAGGAAGCAGTGCTGGTACTGTTCTCCTCGCGAGCTCAGCTGCGCGCGGTCGAAAAGGCGCTGCCCGTTGCGGCAAAAGAGCGCATTTTGGCCCAAGACGCACTGCCCAAACGAGAACTCATCGAACGACACAGAGCAGCGGTGGATGGTGGCAAGGGGAGCGTGATTTTTGGCTTGGCGAGTTTTGCGGAGGGGATCGATTTGCCGGGGGATTACCTTACCCATGTCGTGATTACCCGGCTGCCGTTTGCCGTGCCCGATGACCCCGTAGGTGCAACGCTGGCCGAGTGGATCGAGAGTCAAGGCGGTAACCCCTTCATGCGCATCAGTGTGCCAGATGCCTCGATCAAGCTCGTGCAGGCCTGCGGTCGCTTGATCCGAAAAGAGAGTGATCGCGGAGTGATTACGCTGTTGGATCGCCGAGTGATCACACGGCGCTACGGTCAGGCGTTGTTAGATGCGCTGCCGCCTTTCAAGCGTGACATCCAAGCCTAG